DNA sequence from the Nodosilinea sp. FACHB-141 genome:
TTCTAAGGCAGCGTTGAATATGTTCATAAAAACGGCCTCGCTTGAGTACGCCCGCCGTAGCCCCAATACCACTCTGGCTCTGCTGCACCCCGGCACCACCGACACCCGCCTGTCGGAGCCCTTTCAGCGGGGGGTGCCGCCGGAGAAGCTGTTCTCGGTTGAGCGCACGGTAGCGCAGCTCATGGCGGTGATGGATGGCCTCACCCCCGCCGATAGCGGCGAGTTTTTTAGCTGGGATGGCAGTCGCCTGCCGTGGTAGAGCCAGGCTGCCACAAATTTCTGGGGTTGTTGCCGGCTGGCTCGGGGGCTATTCTTAGGCCAAGGACCGGCATTTAGGAATAGTTGGGGAAGGACGCGCCATGGCTCTAAACCTTATGGATCTGCAACTGTTGGAGAGCATTGGCTTGGGCCTTGGCTTAGGGGTTGCCGCCGGATTTCGCGTGGTGGTGCCTTTTTGGGTGCTGAGTGCCGCCGCCCTGTTTGGCCATCTAGAGCTGACTAGCGGCATGACCTGGCTGAGCAGTACTACCGCCTTTGTTGGCCTTTCTATAGCTCTAGTGGTCGAAATTTTGGCCTACAGCGTGCCCTGGCTCGACAATGTGATCGATACCGTAGCGCTGCCGGTGGCGGCAGTGGCGGGCACGCTGCTGATGGCGATCGCGGCTAACCAGCTCGAC
Encoded proteins:
- a CDS encoding DUF4126 domain-containing protein; the encoded protein is MALNLMDLQLLESIGLGLGLGVAAGFRVVVPFWVLSAAALFGHLELTSGMTWLSSTTAFVGLSIALVVEILAYSVPWLDNVIDTVALPVAAVAGTLLMAIAANQLDPFAQWSVAIVAGGGAAATVKGLNGLTRLVSTATTGGATNLIIAGVELVGAIVISLLALVAPIVMFVLVLAVFILLVRFAIKAFYRSKKAAPEAE